The Cydia pomonella isolate Wapato2018A chromosome 23, ilCydPomo1, whole genome shotgun sequence region CgacattttttaatactataCGTAAAGATATCAATTATTAGCGCGAGCGCGACCATAACCTATTTTAATCAGACGCCTGCAGTTTAATAATAGCAaagttaaaatagaatagaaggTTATGTGCGACTAGGCGTTAAGTGGGATAgtgttatttacttttatatatatatattatatgtattataataaatatagagagctatggagcgcagcatattaGGTGTTAAACTAACGGATTGCATCCGGAACATCACGCTGCGCTCAAAAACTCAGATTATAGATGTAGCTCGAAAAGCGGCCAagttaaagtgggactgggctgggcatgtctgccgcatgccgaatgacttgtgggccaagataaccacggagtgggtgccccacgagtcaaaccggggatctggcagacctcatcggcgatggcgggataacttagactcctttttgagggacTGGCCAGTCGTAAGTcaaaaccgggatgagtggaagaagaggggggaggcctttgcccagcagtgggacacaataggcttgttatataattataataaatatatgtatgtatatgtatttatatattttttttatttatatttgtatacgatatattgttttgttttgttgtttattctgtgctagacttcttttattgcatctggaacacctactgacatgacataaatttatttaattccgctacctaaaggttgtctggaagagatcgctttttagcgataagaccgcctgttgtttacctcttcttaatgtgttgtattatttgtattgtttctgtattgaagtgtgcaataaaggGTATTTGTATTATAATGTGTTTTCGTCATTTATTAGGGCACTAGGTATCCCCGCCGTTCTGCTCGCGCGAATTTGGCCTGCGTGTTGTCCTCTCCCTCTTAAAGTAATCAATAGTAGCCCAGCAAGCCCATGTCCTTAGGGCTTAAGTTTTctgcatgccaaatttcatcatAATCAGTTTAGTAGTTTAGCCATATAAAGACAAACTGCGGAGTTACTTCCGATTTATAATAATATCTGGGAGAGCGAGCGTAACCGAGCTTTGCtcataaaacatataaaatctcaaaaatgcgcgttttcccagagataagatcTAGCttgatcgatttttcgccctcGAAAATCCCCATATGGCAAATTTCATCGACattgttagagccgtttccgagatcccagAAATATTGAAATATGCAAGAATTGCACGTTTAAAGGTAATAAGATTGCTATGGattaaaaaatcgaatttcAAATATGGTATCCAATAACGtgaaataataagtaagtatgacAGTATTTAAAAGACACTCTTTTCAAGTTTAAGTACTGCAGGTAAGGTTCAGAAAATCTAGAAATAGAGCATGCTACTGGCAGGCCCGGATTTAGAGACCTAGGGTCCCTAGGCACTTTGTATGGCACTTAGAATTTAGAGGGGCTCCCTTCTCCATCTCAAAACCATGAGCTGGGCCCCTAGGCCCGGGCCTTGTAGGTCTAGTTGGAAATCTGTCCCTGGCTGCCGGTGCATAACCTACTCTACAATGACGTCACATTATTTACCTTTTATATACCTCCAATATTTCTCCTCAACTAGTATTATTTTAACTGGCAAAGATTAGTAAATACCTGCGCCTTTAAACGAAGcgaaaattaattatttcttacattaacctcattaaataaattgaataaaaacacttacTCTAAAACCGGCTTACAAAGAGTACATTTTCTTCACTAACACTCTAAAAACACGTCTTGCCGATAACAATTATCTACAATtgtgatttattttagttattttgcgCTAGAATAGGTATAAAATGAGATGTCAACTCAAATATTTTCACGTTTTGCGTTTGACAGGAGGTGCGGCGCGCGCATTCAATCGATATGTCTGGTTGTGAAAGTTGTGAAATAAagacttatatatatattggaaaGGACgcatttaaattgaaaatacaTACAAGACTTGCTAAAAAAAGAGCAACGGATAAACTGGTCTTgataaaacatgtttaaaacTACCGCTAGACGGTGGCTAGACGAGCttcgaaaaataaaaactgcatCCAAATCGGTACTAGTTCAAGAGCTATTACGGCGTCACAAACAGTCTCACAGAGACACACAGCTGACACACAGACACACTTAGTGGTCAATTATAACACCCTTCTTTTTTCGTCGGGAGTTAATAGTATTATATAAAATcttgatataatagagagcttttcagtcgagtaccgtttaggccaaagagtaaagtaagttgGTTTAGGCAAAGATCGAAGCTTGCTAAGTAATGTAAGGAAGAAGGGTtgtttatagggaccgtgcgcgttggagggtctgccatcttgtggcctgaattggaaccataaacatgtacatttacatgtcacgtgttttcttgtacatagtaggttctgccatcttgtgggctacatcagaacaataaacatcacatttacgcctcgcgccaaaaatctgacggctcgtgtgctgcctcctacagttcatgcacgcttccTAAAGGTAGTACTTTTACATAGATAGCCCATACGACAAAATTGAATCCACTAAAGcatagtacagtcaaggtattaaatatcgacactaacaaattgccaaaaatatgtacatactacCTTAATTAATGGGTAATAAGGTCGTGTTTACaaatttttggcactttgttcctctcgatatttaataccttgactctcctagtgagtattgtattatattgcaTAGTACACTGCATATATAGTACACGTGGCCTTATTTAAAACGAACTTCAGATGGTGGAATTTTGCAAGTACTGCTCTTAATTTATTGCATAAGCCATTTACATGTGGCTGCCACGAGAACTTATAATTAATCtataaatagggttgtttccaattttttgaaatgctcGTATTacttacgttctatattaactaaaagttgccctaaaattcaacttttatactaaaaacggctttaaatatgttaaattaacaaaatatattttgacagatgctttcgcgcccaaaacgctctttgaaaattgtgtgacatcacagtttacggtttgacacataactacatacgcacgtagaagatatgaactgtcaactgacatttgtcatttgttgtttatcgcctaactgtcaacagtgtcaatccgagagttgtgacgtcatcagaatcttcaatgacgtttcgagtttggtcacgtgacgtgtgccaaaagatattttaaattcaatatttacaaaaatatggtcattacaggtcccctaaaagtagtttaacatgttcttataatccaaaagaatttattgggatacaattctgccctaggatttgtagatggaaacaaccctattataatatgataatagaggctttgtttaaaattcaaataaaatttacacttaCACTcctcttctattctattcaaattttattgaataaatataatgaaaagtgTGTGTGCCTTTTTTCTTGCAGGCGTCAATAGGCAACGGCAACCAATTACCATTAGTCATATGTTTGTCAAGCTTTGTTTGCCGTTGAACCGTTGATGTGGTTTTTATACCGTCACATCCCATACCATACGGCAAACAAGTATGGGGCTGGGGCCCGTTTGATGTAAAGCCATCGCAGCCCGTTTGATGACATCGCAGTCTATGGTGTTCTCCTTAGGATTAGGAGTGAAAACCGTACCATCAAAAATACTAAAGTAGGGTCAAGGACGGAACAGTGGCTCGGTAGAAAAAGCCGGGTACAATAGCTCACTCAACCTAATAATATCAACACGAGAGCTAGCAGATATTTGAGCAACTGAGGCACTGTTTCCGCCTTGACCCtatggtcacgtctgaaaatatcgatacggacaaagtgacaaagaTATGTATACCTTATTGGCTATatggtagtgtatacatatttttggcactgtattaaaaaaacggaTAGAGCTTAATTTAGTTTCTCAAGTTATGCAGAAACCGTGTTACGTTAGGCCTGggttataaccgcgaaaatcgaaattcgtcaattgcgggcatttttctgtcactctaattacgtcttagtgggagtaaaagagaaagaaccccgcaatttgcgaattccggttttcgcggtaggccccctgcacTTTCATACGCTATGATTACTATTACAAACTATTTATGCTTGCGAAGCATCTGCGAAGTAACTTGAACCGGTACTCGGTAGTTACACCCGTCACGAAACCCGAGACGGTACGGAAGTTTGCCCTCCTCACCTCCCCATCCCACTCCATCACCATGCGACAGACAGGGACGCTGGCACGACACGACGCGATAACGCACGACCGTCCTACGAATCCACTCGAACGCCAGTGACGGGCCGTCTTTTCAACTGTAAACAATCATTCTTGCGCGTTCATTTTACGTTAAAAATGCCTAAATTCTACAAGCCAAGAGATTTTAAATACGATGTAGTTGAATTAATTCGTGGTGTCGAATTAAGACCATGCCTATGGGATAAAACATTGGAAAACTATAAGGATAGAATAGAAAGAAGGCACGCTTGGGAGGAAATTTTCGCGTCTTTGGATGACAAATACGAAAGTATGACGCCCGAGGAAAAACGGATTACgggtaagcgattttgatacTTATTGCTTAGATCTTGGGGTGTGCTTTGGATTGTTTATAGCGTGAcgttatcgtatcgtatcgtgaCGTGTCGGGTCGATAACATCCGCTGTCAGCCATCGATTGAATCATTCATGAGTAATGTGTCGATAACAAAACCAAATTTAGTACAAGGACGTTTTTTACTACACAAATGCATTTTTGCataatgattattaaattagtaAATCATTATTCTATAGGAAAAAACAAAAGGTACCTAATGTTAAGATTTTGGACTttgattgaataaaaaatattagttaagATTGGACATCCTTAACAACCTTATTGGACTTACACACTATCTTTTGTCCTTGTTGTGCTtgtcttttttttgtttattcgttgctgtatttatttattttttgcgacatTAAATGACTTTTTTATGTACTTGACTACAGAGTGACGAAAAAGGCTATGATTGTGTACGAACAAAAATAGTCTGTTCTTTTAGTTATATACTTATTTCATAGGCTTAAGGTGTGGTATGTTCAGAGAGCGgactttttgaaaaatcatagcgcttttttagatcaaaataaggttggcaaattttttataaaacttagtAATCTTGAGGTCTTTTTCTAGTTACTTAGTTATTCGATTCGAATCATGATTTTGTTGACTTTTGCTCTATAGAAAAATTCACGAACATACATGTACACCGCGAGCTAGGAACAGATTGCCATGACCAAATCTcgtcccgggcgaaaactcgtatagtggttaacggctatgtatgatgaactcTCGTAGACGTCAGATGCCGCTccattggtgggttgaggaatggcagccaccgaaactgGTAAAAAAagtgtcatcgcctcccgtttcatactttgtcagatgatagttcagatgctattgttagttaaaaaaatcgtcagcagGTTATATCGCAGTGGTAAGAATGTCAGCTGGTCAcagaaaatgataaaataagcgctttacctttttatgatagcaataacaaatcatgaaactgcATGTAGCATTTTATCATGAAACGCCTGAAACGCCATAAACGgattacacattacgcatactttgcggacataaaggcgcgtattttttacatgttcattttacagctgacggtctttccttcactatacaaccggctgacggttattaattatttaaaacaacatCTTAACTATCATCTGAcgaagtatcagccgggaggcgatgtcTGACAAAATATGCTCCTGCCCCGCGGTcttataggtataaaatgcACATTAAAAACATGTAACAGTTTTTgcacaacaaataaaaattgcttctaaaattaacaatattatgtttgatcgaactcatagtttttttgttttaattataaaacaataaaattcaaaaacattatttcCGCAATCCCGAGCACTGTGAGAGTAAGAGAACCTGAAGCTACAGGGCCTTAAAAAATGCTTGCTATTAATAAAATCCGGTTAGAAGGACCAAATGGTCACATTATGATAAACGTAAGGTTTAGCTGTTAGTGCTGACtgaatggaaataaataaattaaataaaaaaaaaagtattatggTCCTTTACGTACTTACATTTATCTCGGATCACAGTATCTAATTCTCGAACATTTTTGACCACAGACCGCTATTTGGATAACATAATTTTTTCACGCATTTGATAGGTGTCAGGTACAATTTAACTCCAAGACTAACTTATCTTCTATTTATTTCTAGGTGAACACATCTTAAACAAATGGACAAACATTCGCGACACCTTCGTCAAATCTCTCAAAGTCAAAATGGGGAAGCCAAAGAAACGATATCTCCTCTACAAAAACTTATCATTTCTGTTAAAAGTTATCGACGTCCCAGAAGAAGAGATTAACACTAACTTTACACAAGAATCCAGCGACGAATCTAACGAGGTACCTGTATCTTACCTCAAGCAGGAACCAGAAGAAACCTACACTCCCAGAAAGAGAAAGAAGGTAGATTATAACGAAGAATACGTGGTGCCTACAAAAGAGCCAGAGAAAAGTTATGATAACGGTATAGATTTCGTAGAAGTTGAAGATAACGAGGCTAGAGTTATGAATGAAGATGAGGCGTTTTTCGCTTCGCTGTTGCCTACTGTGGTGAAGTATAGTGAGGATGAGAGACTGGAGTTCAGGATTGAGGTGTTGGGGGTTATGAAGAAGATTAAGGATAAGAGGAATAATTGGAGTGATCAAGTCTGATGAATAACGATAAGGCTGGGATCACTGAACAAACGTGAATTGAAATATGAAGAACTTTGAATGCGgttttaatatcaaaaagaatttgaaatagaggtggattgtcaaataaaactttgtagccacagtaaatttaccgccatttttagacacattattaaaacttttaggacgccatttgactttgatccttattctttcactgatattgttaaatatcaaaaagtggcgccttctaatagatcaaaggccgaAGGTATGCCTcctcgtttcgagcgatggcgccacaatctttagccgatgcccggtaagatggcgccactttttgacatttaacaaatttaacacatatcagtgaaagaataaggatcaaagtcaaatggcgttctaaaagctttaattttgtgtcaaaagagggcagtaaatgtactgaggctacaaaattttctttgacaatccacctctatttcaaattgccTTTGGTAATATGTAGGTAGTATGTGCCTAACATTTTATGCattaagcaaaaaaatatacagaaGTACATTTATGTTCTCGACTATGTCAAAGGACACTTGATGGAGGAATCCAAGGCGACTTGTAAATAGTACTTAaattactttacagtacatatggcgctactttaccgccctagtgcggtaacaaTCACTATCCGTGcgtatatcgaaaatttaaagagccatatgaaCTGTAAAACGTTCTACAATTAATACAcatgcgaaaaggtaattcgcagcgtgtcgatttaaaacactcccctcggtcgtgttttaatttatcgaaaCTAGTTAAATTTCCTACTTGTCACACTTgtgtcgtaatgtactattacgccATACCAtggggccgattttttaattttcaccgctcgatttcgtgtatttcGTTCAATACTATCTCCACTACCAGGCATTTACATTCTAATTTGTTATTGAAAGCGAGTGGTCAATGCCActtagattcccaatttctatagCTCGTAAGGTCAGGTAGGggaagtgcgccatgccgtctaagtgcgcctaccttgaatatatcgaaaactgcttatatattactaatattactagtattctacaacactcTTAGAGTCTAAGTCATCACGTCACGTCAAGTCGGAACAATAACAGTCAtcgatatattcaaggtaggcgcacttCGCCTACCTATTTCTAAACAGCATTTCACCGTTTTCAATAGGTTTTCGAGTGATGGAATCGAGACATACAATTTCACCACCAGCTCTTAAAGGTTCTCTTTATGTCAAAAACAGAtgagaaaattgtattttatccacaagtggtaatagttatttgttcaaCAAGAGAGTAAAGTTgttttttcttgcgagtgtatattttgagtcccgagtaagcgaaagaacCTATAATAGAATCACGAGCGAAGCtagtgattctaagttagaatcttgagcgtaacgagggactcaaaaacacgaaatttttttttttatactacgtcggtggcaaacaagcatacggcccgcctgatggtaagcagtctccgtagcctatgtacgcctgcaactccagaggacttaCATACGCGTTGACGACCcgaaacccgcccccccccccccctcgatgagctctggcaaccttactcaccggcaggaacacaacactatgagtagggtctagtgttatttggctgcggttttctgtaaggtggaggtacttccccagttgggctctgctctagatctggaatgaaatgtaaaataactttgctctcgtgtgacacatacaacttttcacctacTGAGGTGACAAATACGAGAGTATGAGAgtaccagccaacatgaggaaacaactcaaaatgttCTGTTAATGTATTTTCACCTACTGAGAACATaattaaagattaaataaattcaacatcaagttaaccacatttatttacattcatgattgaaaggcatcatcattatgacgaaagcttctagaaatattcctgtattgatggcctttactaaattaaaaagctactttgtctcagtccctggagtgacgaaagtaggcttgttcgagctgccgAGGTGAAAAGACAGTAACAGaacattttgagttgtttcctcatgttggctggtgggagttatgattttgaataaatatttaatagcattcatttggatttgatttctaGAATTTTAGCGTTTGTATTCCTCGTGCTTTGAAACTCCCGCAATGCTCAAAAGTCCACTTTTctaaccactcgctacgctcgaggttcaatttttgaattttccgcTAGATTTGATATAAATATTAGCAACCTCTCgtcaaaaaacaattttgtaccattgtaaaacaattaagtattcatttgtatttaagttttaagcaataaattaaacaccaaaaatatttaatagataagttttAATGATCATTTTCTCtttagcatttaaaaaaaataatgtttacatAAGTTTACGAAAACACAATCTggtgatttaaaaataaacgatGAAACCTATACACAGTTACTTCCGttgtatatttcatatttttttataaacttctACTTAGGTATGTATGTGAAATAAAACATAACGGAATACTGAAATCGTAGATAATATCGTAGAGCCGTTGCCCACGGAACAATAACAATTTGATAATACAAAATTTGAACCCTAATTTTAAAAATGGCAGACACCcagaaaaaaatgacaatttctCGAAAGACTGATAAAAGTGCCTCTAGTCATAAATCCGAGAAAATTTTGCCTCAGGGCTCGAAATCGATAAGAATCTCACAttaaccgatactctataataCGTCTACTGAAGTAACTTCTGAACTATGGGTTATATTGAGTCGGGCGTAGACGCCGGTTACATTATATTTCACTATAATACGATCGTACGGCTTATGTTAacacattattttatatacaatgcGTTACCCGAGTAGCTGCGCCGTTCAAACCTCAGGCATTTTGTATGTACAAAGCGTCAATACTGCGCGATGCCTGTTGGAGACAGACTTCTCGGCCATAGAACCAACACATTTATTCTATTATTACCGGTATAGTGACTAGACGGTCCCCGAGACAAAAGTGGGGGACAAAATCtattatttacacaatttacTTTTACACTATGAATACCAAATTCACACTAAATTAACACATTCTCTAGTTAAACCAGTTTAAGGAACGGCGTCCACGGAACGCGAGCGCAGAGTTGACTACGGTTTGGCACCGAACGTTTTTTAGAAAAATCAAGTCTCAAAAATAAATCGCAGTCAGACGTACGTTAAAAATCATTTTGTGCAGTTTTCCCTTGGAAGTTGGTAATCAACTTAAGCTACGGTATGATACAGTTTTTGGGACGTACGGATGGAGGCGAAACAAAACACGCtgagcgaaaaaaaaacactgacgattacaaataaaattaaagttacgTTTACTGCGTAAAGGAATAAATTCACAATGAGTATGGCCTGTAATCACTATCGGAAACGCTTACACTAAAATGGAGATACctatagaaatatatttttatacaagtaCATATCAATACAATATGTATACGGATATATTACATCGAGAAAAATGTTAACAATTAAATACAAGTCTCAGAAATCATTCGGTACGCACcgttaaaaaaatacgatacCCTATTTGAACGGACCGCCGTGACAAAACTTCGCGGAAAATCATACGTTTTAACATCTAGAAATCGTCCACttgaacttaaaactaaaacatcAACAAAATAAATCACTCACCGAATCTGCTGCGAACGGATCTAACGCTTACttacatataaaaattatatacaaaacaattcaacaattttatttatacatgtaCAAAGGAGTCGGAACCTCTAGGGTGAGATCGCGTATCAGTCTCAGTGGTCGGCGCCGAAGTCGAGCGCGGGCTTCCTCTGGCGCGGGCGCTtggcgcgcggcggcgccggcTCGCCGTGGCAGCACGGGCAGCCGCGCCTCGCCACGCGGCGCCTCGTGCCCGCCCCCGCCTCCCCCGCCTCCCCCGCCCGCGTCTTGCCCGACACGCTGCGCTTGGCCGGGTACGTGCGCAGCGGCGGCGCGTCCTCGGCCGACGAGCCGTCCGCGCTGCCGCTGCAGGAGCGCCCGCGGCCGCGCGCCTCCTTGATCACGGAGTCGAGCCTCAAGTGCGCGCCGACGCCGCTCGAGTCCGTCGAGTTGGTCTCGTCGAAGGACGGACTCTTGCAGCACTTGTCGCTGTCGCTGCTGAAGTCCAGCGGCCGCCGGCCCTCGGAGCGTTCGGAGGCCGAGTTGGACTCCCAGAACAGCTCGGCGTGCCGCTCCGGGCTGGACCCGTCGTCGTCCACGTCGGCCATCGACTCCAGGGTCGCGTCCCTGGAGCTATCTTCGGCGATCATTTTCGCGTCGTCCCCCGCGATTAGATTATCGGGCTCGTCGATAAGATACCTGGCATCCCTTTCTCTCTTGTCGTCCTCGTAGCAGACTCTCCTGATGACCTGTGTGGCGTTGCCCGAAGAGTGCACTATGGCGGACGCCGTGTTGGTCAGATGCAGCTCCCTGGAGTCCGTGAGGATACTGTCGAACCTGGTCAAACCGTCATCTTTCACCAGGACCGAAGACAGATTAATGTCGTTGTTGTGGGAGCTAGGCATGGAGCTGATCATGTTTTCTATCTCGTACTTAACGCTGTGCTCTGGGGCTTGCGAGATGACGGTGGCTTGAGGAGCAGTCATTAGCACCGTGGCTGGCGCGCTGTTGGAATGGAATATCGTGGAAGTTATGTGGCGGCCTTTGATCCCGGCTATCGTAAAGGGTTGCACCTGAAATGAGACAGATCATATTTGTAAAGtcctaataaaaatattactaatataaataatatatatattcagGCACTGAAATCGCTCTATGAGAATTCCAGTGCTTGTGTGAGAGTAAACGGATCGTAAACTGAGTGGTTTAGCATCGAAAAGGGTGTTAGGCAAGGATGTGTGTGGATGtgtatttgaataatgatgaatGTGGGCTGAGAATGAAAGGTTTACTCGTCAAATGTCTtctttacgctgatgacctggtattgctggcgtcatcgggtgaagaattgcaggagatggtaactagaatgcatagatcttttgaaaggaaaggaatgaaaataaatgtgagcaagacgaaagtaatggtatttgaaaagggagaaagtatgacaaactgtgaagttttgattggtcaagaaagagttgaacaagtgaaagagtttgtgtatctgggaaccttgttcactagggacggtaaacatgatgaagacattgaaaggagagtgaatgctggaaatcgtgtgaatggggcactcaacgcttttatgagcagccagaaggtgtcgcaaaaagcacggttggctgtgcatagaggggtgttggtgcctacacttatgtatggtagcgaaagttgggtatggcagaagaaacatcagagtcaagtgaatgcagtggaaatgagagcgttgagaagtgtgtgtggtgtaattACAAGTGgcaattacaagatagaattaggaacagtatgataagggaaaagtgtggactgaacgaagatgtagtgacaaaaattgagaaaggtatgttgagatggtttggacacgtggaaagaatgagtgaaagaaggttaacaaagagagtgtataagggagaagtagaagagggagctggaaggggtagacctcggcggactttctctgatcaaatcggggaaatcctgaagaaaggccaggtcaagagcaccctaaaccgacgagcgtgtatgaggaatgttatgaaagtgaaggaagcgaaagaggtatgtcaggatcgtagcaagtggaaatccgtggtctctgcctaccccttcgggaaataggcgtgattatatgtatgtatgtactaatATAAAACTGTGGCTAACGAATGTGTCTTTGTATAATAATCAGAGTTCTTTCAAGACGCAAATATCGACGCGAACGGTGCGTACTATATGCACTAAGGTCAAGACGGTCCAAAAACGCAACTCACAATCTTAACTCGTTCCAACCATGTTCATTTTCTGCCACATACGTATTAGTATATTATGTTGGAACAATATCATCCCTCCCACAATATA contains the following coding sequences:
- the LOC133530768 gene encoding uncharacterized protein LOC133530768, with the translated sequence MPKFYKPRDFKYDVVELIRGVELRPCLWDKTLENYKDRIERRHAWEEIFASLDDKYESMTPEEKRITGEHILNKWTNIRDTFVKSLKVKMGKPKKRYLLYKNLSFLLKVIDVPEEEINTNFTQESSDESNEVPVSYLKQEPEETYTPRKRKKVDYNEEYVVPTKEPEKSYDNGIDFVEVEDNEARVMNEDEAFFASLLPTVVKYSEDERLEFRIEVLGVMKKIKDKRNNWSDQV